In Gemmatimonadetes bacterium T265, one DNA window encodes the following:
- a CDS encoding DUF547 domain-containing protein: MRHLVFRDGPFAGLLGAVLLTAALVRPSATPLRAQGGTFDHAAFDALLKAHVRNGLVDYDAFASSADFQSYLGRLAATDPATLGRADQLAFWIDAYNAYTIALITRHHERASIRNINKTFGFVKAYGPWKEKLATVGGKRYGLDEIEQDIIRPRYHEPRIHFALVCAAMGCPPLRSEAYTGARLDEQLDDQARAFLLHSPAKNRVDVATRTVYLSPIFVEFRDYIKDFGGSEAAVGRYVAHYYPAGPERTLLESGDFKVVKTNYDWTLNSQANGAKVATR, translated from the coding sequence ATGCGCCACCTCGTTTTCCGTGACGGTCCGTTCGCGGGCCTGCTCGGCGCCGTCCTCCTGACCGCCGCGCTCGTGCGCCCGTCCGCGACGCCGCTCCGCGCCCAGGGCGGCACCTTCGACCACGCCGCGTTCGACGCGCTCCTCAAGGCACACGTGCGCAACGGCCTCGTCGACTACGACGCGTTCGCGAGCTCGGCCGACTTCCAGAGCTACCTCGGCCGCCTCGCCGCCACAGACCCCGCCACGCTCGGCCGCGCTGACCAGCTCGCCTTCTGGATCGACGCCTACAACGCGTACACGATCGCGCTCATCACCCGGCACCACGAGCGCGCGTCGATCCGCAATATCAACAAGACGTTCGGCTTCGTGAAGGCGTACGGCCCGTGGAAGGAGAAGCTCGCGACGGTCGGCGGGAAGCGCTACGGCCTCGACGAGATCGAGCAGGACATCATCCGCCCACGCTACCACGAGCCGCGCATCCACTTCGCGCTCGTCTGCGCGGCGATGGGGTGCCCGCCGCTGCGGAGCGAGGCGTACACCGGCGCGCGCCTTGACGAACAGCTCGACGACCAGGCCCGCGCGTTCCTCCTCCACTCGCCGGCCAAGAACCGCGTCGACGTCGCGACGCGGACCGTGTACCTCAGCCCGATCTTCGTCGAGTTCCGCGACTACATCAAGGACTTCGGCGGGTCGGAGGCGGCGGTGGGGCGCTACGTGGCGCACTACTACCCGGCCGGCCCCGAGCGGACGCTGCTCGAAAGCGGGGACTTCAAGGTCGTGAAGACCAACTACGACTGGACGCTCAACAGCCAGGCGAACGGGGCGAAGGTCGCGACGCGGTAG